In one window of Hevea brasiliensis isolate MT/VB/25A 57/8 chromosome 10, ASM3005281v1, whole genome shotgun sequence DNA:
- the LOC110670512 gene encoding cyclin-D5-1 isoform X2: protein MADLETSLSLSGLLCQEDETSCFNQSEADYNCCYDMNIDSCFVLENDEIDYIEKMFEREMSLGYTTYILSSQHCPTTSFNWLKCARLDAVEWIFNTRAIFGFRFHTAYLSVTYFDRFLSKRSIDDGKLWAIRLLSVACLSLAAKMEECRVPPLSQYPVEDYFFENKAIQRMELLVLNTLEWKMGSITPFSYLHYFISKICGESRPKETISRVVELILALIKETNLLDHRPSIVAAAAVLAASDNQLTRQELELKMKAISSWGSLENEHIFSCYIVMQEIEMGNLKTPKQLLSPKTSSIHSSSSIAVVENSCFTTPGAGTKRRLTYNDSDLNCPV from the exons ATGGCTGACTTGGAGACCTCTCTATCTCTGTCTGGTCTCTTGTGTCAAGAAGATGAAACTTCTTGTTTCAATCAAAGTGAAGCCGACTATAATTGTTGTTATGACATGAACATTGATTCTTGTTTTGTTTTGGAGAATGATGAGATTGATTACATTGAGAAAATGTTTGAAAGGGAGATGAGTTTAGGATATACAACTTATATACTCTCCTCCCAGCATTGCCCAACCACCAGTTTTAACTGGTTAAAATGTGCACGCTTGGATGCTGTTGAATGGATTTTCAAT ACCAGAGCTATCTTTGGATTTCGGTTCCACACAGCTTATCTTTCAGTGACTTACTTTGATCGGTTTCTTTCAAAAAGATCCATTGAT GATGGGAAATTGTGGGCTATTCGATTATTGTCCGTGGCTTGTTTGTCATTAGCAGCAAAGATGGAGGAATGCAGAGTTCCACCCTTATCACAGTATCCAGTGGAAGATTATTTCTTTGAAAATAAAGCGATTCAAAGAATGGAGTTGCTGGTATTGAATACCTTGGAGTGGAAAATGGGTTCAATCACTCCTTTTTCTTATCTACATTACTTCATCAGTAAAATCTGTGGCGAATCTAGACCCAAGGAAACAATCTCTAGAGTTGTGGAACTTATTTTGGCACTCATAAAAG AGACTAATTTGCTGGATCATCGACCATCTATTGTAGCAGCGGCTGCAGTATTAGCTGCATCTGATAATCAATTAACAAGACAAGAATTGGAGCTCAAGATGAAAGCAATTTCATCATGGGGTTCTTTAGAAAAT GAGCATATATTTTCCTGTTATATTGTAATGCAGGAAATAGAAATGGGAAATCTTAAGACACCAAAGCAATTGCTTTCACCTAAAACATCATCAATCCATTCTAGTTCTTCAATTGCTGTTGTTGAGAATTCTTGCTTCACTACCCCCGGAGCTGGCACTAAAAGAAGACTTACATACAATGACTCTGATCTAAATTGTCCG GTCTAA
- the LOC110670512 gene encoding cyclin-D5-1 isoform X1 — protein sequence MADLETSLSLSGLLCQEDETSCFNQSEADYNCCYDMNIDSCFVLENDEIDYIEKMFEREMSLGYTTYILSSQHCPTTSFNWLKCARLDAVEWIFNTRAIFGFRFHTAYLSVTYFDRFLSKRSIDDGKLWAIRLLSVACLSLAAKMEECRVPPLSQYPVEDYFFENKAIQRMELLVLNTLEWKMGSITPFSYLHYFISKICGESRPKETISRVVELILALIKETNLLDHRPSIVAAAAVLAASDNQLTRQELELKMKAISSWGSLENEHIFSCYIVMQEIEMGNLKTPKQLLSPKTSSIHSSSSIAVVENSCFTTPGAGTKRRLTYNDSDLNCPVKNICHRL from the exons ATGGCTGACTTGGAGACCTCTCTATCTCTGTCTGGTCTCTTGTGTCAAGAAGATGAAACTTCTTGTTTCAATCAAAGTGAAGCCGACTATAATTGTTGTTATGACATGAACATTGATTCTTGTTTTGTTTTGGAGAATGATGAGATTGATTACATTGAGAAAATGTTTGAAAGGGAGATGAGTTTAGGATATACAACTTATATACTCTCCTCCCAGCATTGCCCAACCACCAGTTTTAACTGGTTAAAATGTGCACGCTTGGATGCTGTTGAATGGATTTTCAAT ACCAGAGCTATCTTTGGATTTCGGTTCCACACAGCTTATCTTTCAGTGACTTACTTTGATCGGTTTCTTTCAAAAAGATCCATTGAT GATGGGAAATTGTGGGCTATTCGATTATTGTCCGTGGCTTGTTTGTCATTAGCAGCAAAGATGGAGGAATGCAGAGTTCCACCCTTATCACAGTATCCAGTGGAAGATTATTTCTTTGAAAATAAAGCGATTCAAAGAATGGAGTTGCTGGTATTGAATACCTTGGAGTGGAAAATGGGTTCAATCACTCCTTTTTCTTATCTACATTACTTCATCAGTAAAATCTGTGGCGAATCTAGACCCAAGGAAACAATCTCTAGAGTTGTGGAACTTATTTTGGCACTCATAAAAG AGACTAATTTGCTGGATCATCGACCATCTATTGTAGCAGCGGCTGCAGTATTAGCTGCATCTGATAATCAATTAACAAGACAAGAATTGGAGCTCAAGATGAAAGCAATTTCATCATGGGGTTCTTTAGAAAAT GAGCATATATTTTCCTGTTATATTGTAATGCAGGAAATAGAAATGGGAAATCTTAAGACACCAAAGCAATTGCTTTCACCTAAAACATCATCAATCCATTCTAGTTCTTCAATTGCTGTTGTTGAGAATTCTTGCTTCACTACCCCCGGAGCTGGCACTAAAAGAAGACTTACATACAATGACTCTGATCTAAATTGTCCGGTAAAGAATATCTGTCATCGCTTATAA
- the LOC110670512 gene encoding cyclin-D5-1 isoform X3 gives MADLETSLSLSGLLCQEDETSCFNQSEADYNCCYDMNIDSCFVLENDEIDYIEKMFEREMSLGYTTYILSSQHCPTTSFNWLKCARLDAVEWIFNTRAIFGFRFHTAYLSVTYFDRFLSKRSIDDGKLWAIRLLSVACLSLAAKMEECRVPPLSQYPVEDYFFENKAIQRMELLVLNTLEWKMGSITPFSYLHYFISKICGESRPKETISRVVELILALIKETNLLDHRPSIVAAAAVLAASDNQLTRQELELKMKAISSWGSLENEIEMGNLKTPKQLLSPKTSSIHSSSSIAVVENSCFTTPGAGTKRRLTYNDSDLNCPVKNICHRL, from the exons ATGGCTGACTTGGAGACCTCTCTATCTCTGTCTGGTCTCTTGTGTCAAGAAGATGAAACTTCTTGTTTCAATCAAAGTGAAGCCGACTATAATTGTTGTTATGACATGAACATTGATTCTTGTTTTGTTTTGGAGAATGATGAGATTGATTACATTGAGAAAATGTTTGAAAGGGAGATGAGTTTAGGATATACAACTTATATACTCTCCTCCCAGCATTGCCCAACCACCAGTTTTAACTGGTTAAAATGTGCACGCTTGGATGCTGTTGAATGGATTTTCAAT ACCAGAGCTATCTTTGGATTTCGGTTCCACACAGCTTATCTTTCAGTGACTTACTTTGATCGGTTTCTTTCAAAAAGATCCATTGAT GATGGGAAATTGTGGGCTATTCGATTATTGTCCGTGGCTTGTTTGTCATTAGCAGCAAAGATGGAGGAATGCAGAGTTCCACCCTTATCACAGTATCCAGTGGAAGATTATTTCTTTGAAAATAAAGCGATTCAAAGAATGGAGTTGCTGGTATTGAATACCTTGGAGTGGAAAATGGGTTCAATCACTCCTTTTTCTTATCTACATTACTTCATCAGTAAAATCTGTGGCGAATCTAGACCCAAGGAAACAATCTCTAGAGTTGTGGAACTTATTTTGGCACTCATAAAAG AGACTAATTTGCTGGATCATCGACCATCTATTGTAGCAGCGGCTGCAGTATTAGCTGCATCTGATAATCAATTAACAAGACAAGAATTGGAGCTCAAGATGAAAGCAATTTCATCATGGGGTTCTTTAGAAAAT GAAATAGAAATGGGAAATCTTAAGACACCAAAGCAATTGCTTTCACCTAAAACATCATCAATCCATTCTAGTTCTTCAATTGCTGTTGTTGAGAATTCTTGCTTCACTACCCCCGGAGCTGGCACTAAAAGAAGACTTACATACAATGACTCTGATCTAAATTGTCCGGTAAAGAATATCTGTCATCGCTTATAA
- the LOC110670510 gene encoding uncharacterized protein LOC110670510, producing MEKRLRSSLRSSAEEFLSSAGKINLKSSKSTLKTLIHAIPASSPLSSSLPLSLHRSISDSILSFRNLLEHRPPPSPDLAKSPPSKRLRRSSRKNQPNSQKIESNFTCDKQETLEKLQILAHIVFLCVSHPKNAFLPSDLLPAVQSLHDNLVLFESDSNLLLETASLCEVYWKENLPGREMLISQSLPFLVSKSLTSKRKVDVHRVYALREAFALLDFEDESIDDLKLLLMRCVIAPLYLKTEDGRRFLAFMVGLSMQLLKEALAMMRSQIPFGRKSILEAYGEVLFRAWKSAEGELKDEIENGFLQGLIDGAIHASSGVFGASIRRILGGFVSQRITDGVEKLLFRLAEPVIFRSLQVANSNVRLNTVHLLLDLFPLEDPDATKEVKDTLLDKQFFLLERLLMDDCPNVRVVAVEGCCRVLSLFWEIIPPSTITKILTKICDEMSHDICNEVRLSTLSGIVYLLGNPQSHEVMKVLLPRLGHLILDNGLSTRVAIMDLLLFIRDIKTFQFNKVVGLDVLLSTLANDQPQVAQKITRLLIPSYFPSKVSIGEACNRCVTLIKRSPKAGAKFCEFAVSEGASLKSLMELVKALINLVLSLEKLDADQIEGLLAAASSLCNSLVGEPCYNDALKELFSGGKVKCLFAAASTGCAQSSVFNIFSAVCPEDMASLVEECMHVITNCSGISENVELQAEVRSARKLLLSCDGFDDMFEAQTKLLQKTAYRCHVKFGIELPKQRISSGKRKKCNSVKISAKWKHVSGKNASDFEEDYSIAVGIGWQIKDFLVSEDTRKAVLGSQALELPFLALKVISEVSILQCVCCEYMETSPLLAYTALALHMTLQNINIRTSECSAKKKDRTDSSSILERTLLDETVDHLLNCTEKLLAADDAGTSGNLPANSKQDNKKVNQAEKQKKPQRDASGSNTDGSPHDKQKMTSKKVKMLTAVLKFIVDSTAMGFLSHLNRRCLSFTSSYVKHVIFVLGQQYFEGQQFKEDNLKDSIICLKSSFSYAAKLLNLILKDATEASPPPQEAFDLANDMLDLITSFEIYLGSSFAAHLAAVAKSWLPDLILALGLGSILRHTPVESTYLTALSHVKLHYPSWPLILAKAELFEMKEVNPDEDDHEVSDPEEFPMFKKFIEMIIPLLKRNPNILDAVGVIFLTHSVVGLERKDFALVLGLLHFVCVKLVGQEDKTWNELDMMLSSLPDIYPQIEREIEEQSNEDARQKLLSARVLLEPVWLYHSYETGRFTVMEE from the exons ATGGAGAAGAGACTTCGCTCGTCTCTTCGATCCTCAGCCGAAGAATTTCTTTCCTCCGCCGGAAAAATCAATTTGAAATCTTCAAAATCAACTCTCAAAACCTTAATCCACGCCATCCCAGCTTCTTCTCCCCTCTCCTCCTCTCTCCCTCTTTCCCTCCACCGCTCCATTTCCGACTCCATTCTCTCTTTCCGGAACCTTCTAGAGCATCGCCCACCTCCCTCCCCAGACCTCGCCAAGTCCCCTCCCTCCAAGCGCCTCCGCAGGTCCTCCCGGAAAAATCAACCTAATTCCCAAAAAATTGAGTCCAATTTCACCTGCGATAAGCAAGAGACTCTCGAGAAACTCCAAATTCTCGCTCACATCGTGTTTCTATGTGTTTCGCATCCCAAAAATGCGTTTTTACCCTCGGATTTGTTACCTGCAGTTCAGTCATTGCACGATAATTTGGTTCTGTTTGAATCGGATTCCAACTTGTTATTGGAAACAGCGAGCTTGTGTGAAGTGTATTGGAAGGAGAATCTACCAGGTCGAGAAATGCTCATTTCTCAGTCTCTTCCGTTCTTGGTTTCTAAGTCACTGACTTCGAAAAGGAAAGTGGATGTTCATAGGGTGTATGCCCTGCGCGAGGCTTTCGCCTTGTTGGATTTCGAAGATGAGAGCATAGATGACTTGAAGCTGTTGTTGATGCGATGTGTCATTGCCCCTCTGTATTTGAAAACAGAGGATGGAAGGCGGTTTCTAGCGTTTATGGTCGGGTTGAGTATGCAATTACTGAAGGAGGCATTAGCGATGATGAGGTCGCAGATTCCGTTCGGGAGAAAGTCCATTTTGGAGGCGTATGGGGAGGTTTTATTCAGGGCGTGGAAATCAGCCGAAGGGGAATTGAAGGATGAGATTGAGAATGGATTCTTGCAGGGTTTGATTGATGGCGCAATTCACGCGAGTTCCGGTGTGTTTGGAGCTTCTATTAGGAGGATTTTGGGAGGGTTTGTTAGCCAAAGAATTACTGATGGGGTGGAGAAATTGCTTTTTCGTCTTGCTGAGCCTGTTATATTCCGCTCGTTGCAG GTTGCAAATTCAAATGTTCGTCTTAATACGGTGCATTTACTTTTAGATTTGTTCCCCCTTGAAGATCCTGATGCAACAAAAGAAGTTAAAGATACACTGCTTGATAAACAGTTCTTTTTACTAGAGAGATTGCTCATGGATGATTGTCCAAATGTTAGAGTTGTTGCAGTAGAAGGTTGTTGCCGTGTTCTTAGTTTGTTTTGGGAAATCATACCTCCATCAACCATTACAAAGATACTCACAAAAATTTGTGATGAAATGTCACATGATATATGCAATGAGGTTAGGCTCTCCACATTGAGTGGAATTGTCTACTTGCTTGGAAATCCACAATCTCATGAAGTTATGAAAGTGCTTCTACCAAGATTGGGGCATTTGATCTTGGATAATGGTCTTTCTACTCGTGTTGCTATTATGGATCTCCTCCTTTTTATAAGAGATATTAAAACATTCCAGTTTAACAAG GTTGTGGGTTTAGATGTGTTATTGTCAACGCTCGCAAATGATCAGCCTCAAGTTGCTCAGAAGATAACAAGATTGCTTATACCATCATACTTTCCCTCAAAAGTAAGCATTGGAGAGGCATGCAATCGTTGTGTTACTCTTATCAAAAGGTCTCCCAAGGCAGGGGCAAAGTTTTGTGAATTTGCTGTGTCAGAAGGGGCATCTCTTAAGTCTCTCATGGAGCTTGTCAAAGCATTGATAAATTTGGTTTTATCACTTGAAAAGCTGGATGCAGATCAAATTGAGGGTTTACTTGCTGCTGCTTCCTCCCTTTGCAATAGTCTAGTGGGTGAGCCATGTTACAATGATGCCCTTAAAGAGTTGTTTTCTGGTGGAAAAGTAAAGTGCTTGTTTGCTGCTGCATCAACTGGGTGTGCTCAATCATCTGTATTCAACAttttttctgctgtctgtccagAGGATATGGCTAGTCTTGTTGAAGAATGTATGCACGTCATCACCAACTGTAGTGGAATATCTGAGAATGTTGAATTGCAAGCTGAAGTGAGGTCTGCCCGCAAATTGTTGCTGTCATGTGATGGTTTTGATGATATGTTTGAGGCTCAAACAAAGCTTTTGCAAAAAACTGCCTATCGATGCCATGTTAAATTTGGGATTGAATTGCCAAAGCAGAGAATTTCTTCTGGAAAAAGGAAGAAATGCAATTCAGTCAAAATTTCAGCCAAGTGGAAACATGTTAGTGGGAAAAATGCATCTGATTTTGAGGAGGATTATTCAATTGCTGTAGGAATAGGCTGGCAAATAAAAGACTTTCTTGTTTCTGAGGATACTCGGAAAGCTGTACTAGGGTCTCAAGCTCTAGAACTTCCATTTCTTGCTTTAAAGGTCATCTCCGAGGTCAGCATTTTGCAATGTGTCTGCTGTGAATATATGGAAACTTCTCCTCTTTTGGCATATACTGCTCTTGCCTTGCATATGACTCTTCAAAACATAAACATTAGAACAAGTGAATGTAGTGCAAAGAAGAAAGATAGAACCGACTCTTCATCAATTCTGGAG CGGACATTGTTGGATGAGACAGTAGATCACCTGCTTAACTGTACTGAGAAGCTGCTTGCAGCAGATGATGCTGGAACGTCTGGCAATTTACCTGCAAACTCAAAACAAGATAACAAGAAGGTCAATCAGGCAGAAAAGCAAAAGAAGCCTCAAAGAGATGCATCTGGCTCAAATACTGATG GATCTCCTCATGATAAACAAAAGATGACGTCAAAAAAGGTGAAGATGCTTACTGCAGTTCTCAAGTTCATTGTTGATTCCACTGCAATGGGCTTTCTTTCTCACCTTAACAGAAGGTGCTTAAGTTTTACATCATCATATGTAAAACACGTCATCTTTGTCTTGGGACAACAATATTTTGAAGGACAGCAATTTAAGGAGGATAATTTGAAAGACAGTATTATCTGTCTGAAGAGCTCTTTCAGCTACGCAGCCAAGTTACTCAATCTTATACTTAAAGACGCTACTGAAGCTTCACCACCTCCACAAGAAGCTTTTGACCTGGCCAATGATATGCTTGACCTAATTACCTCATTTGAAATCTATTTGGGCTCTAGTTTTGCTGCACACCTTGCTGCAGTTGCAAAGTCTTGGCTGCCTGATTTGATTCTTGCATTGGGCTTAGGGAGCATACTTAGACATACTCCAGTAGAAAGCACATATTTGACGGCATTATCACATGTTAAGCTCCATTATCCATCTTGGCCTTTAATTTTGGCGAAGGCTGAGCTCTTTGAAATGAAAGAAGTTAATCCAGATGAGGATGATCATGAAGTTTCAGATCCAGAGGAATTTCCCATGTTTAAGAAATTTATAGAAATGATAATTCCACTGTTGAAAAGAAATCCTAACATACTGGATGCTGTTGGAGTGATTTTCTTGACCCATTCAGTTGTTGGCCTGGAAAGGAAGGACTTTGCGTTGGTGCTGGGGCTCCTGCACTTTGTCTGTGTAAAGTTAGTTGGCCAAGAGGACAAAACTTGGAATGAACTTGATATGATGCTGAGTTCTCTGCCAGACATTTACCCTCAGATTGAAAGAGAAATTGAGGAACAAAGCAATGAAGATGCAAGGCAGAAATTACTTAGTGCCAGAGTATTGCTTGAACCTGTTTGGTTGTACCATAGTTATGAAACTGGGAGGTTTACTGTGATGGAAGAATAG